Within the Maridesulfovibrio zosterae DSM 11974 genome, the region TAAAACCGAGATTCTTGCTGAAGTGCGTAAGGTTGCGGAGATGGTAAATATAATCTCTGTACGTCAGAAGAAACAGCTTGGACTAGGACATGCCGTTCTTTGTGCTAAAGAAGTATGTAAGAATGATCCTTTTGCCGTTATGGTTGGTGATGACCTCATGTTTGGTCTGGAGCCGGGAATAAAACAGCTTATTGATGCTGCCCGTACGGAAAATATGGCGGTTGTAGGGGTAATCGAAGTACCTGAAAACAAGGTTAATCGTTATGGTATTATTCAAGGTGAGGAATTTGCCCCGGGAATGTACCGTGTTCGTTCGTTAGTTGAAAAACCTGCTCTCGGCACAGCTCCTTCCAGACTTGCAATTGTAGGCCGCTATGTTCTGCTGCCTGAAATTTTTGACCATCTTGAAAGTCTTGAGCCCGGAGTTGGCGGAGAGATTCAGCTGACCGATGCGTTGCAGTGTCTTGCTGAAGATAATAAATTGCTCGCAGTGAAACTCCGCGGACAAAGATTTGACGCCGGTGACTGGGTAGATTATCTTACTGCAAATATCTATTTTGCTCTTCAAGATGAAGAGTTGCGTGATGACATCGTAGCTAGATTGCGGGAGCTTTTGTCTTGTTCGTAAAGAATTTAAATACTTATTTAATATTTATAGTCCTTGCCGTGAGCCTGCTTGTGGGCAGCCCGGCAAGGGCTTTTTTTCCATCTGACGAAGACCTGAATGAAGTAATATTCCAAAATTATGGAGCATTAACTTCGTATGAGGCAATTTTTACTTTTCCTTCAGAGCCAGGAACAAAGCTGACTATTATTCGCGGCCATGATCACTGGCAACAGACCTTTAGTTATGAATTAAATGTGAACTCTACCGTTACAGCTAAGTCCGTTGGGCAGTATTTTAAGACGATTGCTCAGTGTCCTTCAAATGGTGACATGCCTGTCTCTGTATTGCAATTTTGGTCTCCGGATGATCCTGTAAGTGATTGGATGTCACTTGGTGTAAGTAATGCGACCAAAAGCTACGGTTTTTATCAGGAGACTCCTGCTTTTGTTTTTGGAGCAGAGCAGGGCGATAATTCATCAAGGCAAATCTGGTTTGATAATGAAACCTTTGTACCTGTTAAGATTGTTCTTGGTGCAGGGAAAGCAGTTACCTTTGGTTCGTATTCTAAATTTGCAGGTTTTATGCTTCCTCATAGTGGAACATTACAGGATGGCGATGATACCATAGATTTTAGAATTGAATGGGAAAGTATCAGGAAGAAAATATCTCCTGCTGTTTTTTCAGCTTCTGCAATTACAAAAGAAGATGGATGTTCAGTTCCTCTCAGCCCTGTTTATGAAATACTAAAGAAATGCCTCAGTCTTAAACCTTAGGGGTAATAATGACTACACTCTGGCAAGCTTGCCTCGCCAGCCCTCCATACTCTATTTATACCTATGAAGCTCCCGCTGATCTTCCAATTTTGATGGAAGGACAGCGGGTTCTTGTTCCTTTGGGACGTTCTGTGAGGGTGGCATTTTTAATTGAAACAGTCGATGTTCCTCCTGAGAATGTTGAGTTGAAATCAATTATCTGGCCTTTGGAAAAAGAGCCATTACTCAATTTCAACCATTTTAAGTTATATCGTAATATTGGTACACGGCAGATGCTTCCGCTTGGTAAAGTGCTTGAAAATGTCGTGCCCAAACGTTTTCGCAGTGCTAAAATTTCATTTACAATTGCTGACAGATCTTTTCCTGCCAGACTTAAGGCTCTTGATATTGCAAGGCTTCCTACAGAAAGGAGAATGGAGCTTGTCAACATATACGATCAAGGGCGTATGAATGTCAGTCTTCCTGCATCTATCGAGAAGGAAGAATACGTCAGTCTTACTTCCGATCCTCCGTGGCCTGTGCGTCCCAATGCGGCTCGTCAGTTGCAAATTCTAGAATATATTTTTGAAAATGGTCCCCGTGAGAAAGGTTTTCTCAAGAATATTATGGGAGACTGGACTGCCGGAGTCATAAAAAAACTCCATTCTGATTCTTTGATAAAAATTGGTGCTGCACCGGAAGAAGAACATAATCCTTCTGAAAAATGTGTCACGACATCCACTAAGTGGAACTTTGTACCTTCAGAACAGCAGGAGCGGGCAATAATTAAACTTAATGATGCTCTTGATAGTCAGAAAAGTGTTGTTAAACTGCTACACGGTATTACCGGAAGCGGTAAGACACTTGTTTACATGACAGCGGCTCGTAAGTGTATGGAACAAGGACGCTCTGTAATTGTTCTGGTTCCTGAAATTGCTTTGGCATATGCTTTGTGGAATAGTATTTGTCCTTTATTTCCCGATACCCGCAAATATCTTTATCATGGATATCAGACTCCTGTCCGCAAAGAAGCCATTTTTCGTGCTGTTGCAGAGAACGATAGTCCCGCCCTCATAGTAGGAACAAGATCAGCTCTTTTTTTGCCGCTACGTAATCTGGGGATGATTATTGTAGATGAGGAACATGATGAATCCTACAAGCAGGAGGAACGTCTTCCATACCAAGCTAAAGAGGTTGCGTATTTTTTAGCTCAAATAAATAAAAGTTTACTCGTATTGGGGTCAGCTACTCCAGATATCAAGACTTTTCATGCTGCTCAGCAAGGTGCCTTTGATATTATTCCTATGGAAAAGAGAGTGGGCAAGTCTGTGTTGCCTGCAGTCAAAGTTGTAGACACCAGTGCTATTAAAAATCCGGAAATACCTTTTGCTCCCGAAACTGAAGCCCGGCTGAAAGAAGTGGTCGCTAAAGGTGAACAGGCGGTAATCATGCTTAACCGCCGTGGATTTTCACCGTTGATTTATTGTACTGATTGTGAGGAACCATTCAAGTGTCCACAGTGTAACGTCAGTATGACATATCATAAGGGCAGAGAGCGTGTAATCTGCCATTATTGCGGTAATGCCTATCCTTTTCCTTTGCCATGTTCTACATGCGGTGGAAGTAATCTGCTACCCCTTGGTGGGGGGACTGAGCGACTTGAGGAGCAGGTTACCAAGGCTTTACCACCGGAAACAAAGATTCTACGTTTAGATAGAGATTCAACTCGCAGGCAGGAAAAACTTGATGAAATACTTAAAAGTTTTGCAAGAGGTGAGGCTCAGGTATTAGTCGGGACTCAGATGCTTTCCAAAGGCCATAACTTCCCAGGTGTAACTTTAGTAGTTGTTTCTGAAGGTGATCTGGGTTTGAACCTGCCGGACTATCGTTCCGCTGAACGAACATTTCAGCTATTAGTCCAAGTTTCAGGAAGAGCTGGGCGCGGTGATAAACCGGGTGAAGTCATAATCCAGACTCGGAACCCGCAAAATCCCATTTGGGGTGCGGTAACATCTGCTGATTATAAAACTTTTTTTGAAAAAGAAATTGAGAAGCGTAAGCGGTTTCGTTATCCGCCGTTTACAAAACTTACCTTGATCAGAATCAGCCATCCCATGAGTTGGAATGGTGAGCAGCTTTGTCCTCCTTTTTTCAATATAATTCGTGATGCTGCAAAAGAATTCGGCATTATGGCAATGGGACCTGTTCCAGCTCCTCTGGCTCAGCTTAGAGGTCGGAAACGATTTAACTGTCTTCTTAAATCTGACGATTGGATGAAAACCCGTGAACTATATGCAGAAATATTGCGTAGAAATCCTGATAAAAAAGAGATTCGAATAGCTATGGACCTTGATCCTGTTAATATGCTTTAGAAGTTCATTTGATATATTTTAGGGAGCATATGACAGTAATTTATTAAAATTTATGGCTTTAGTTTTTTGTATATAGAATTAAATAAATAGGTAGAGATTGAAATACTTATCAGTCTCTACCTATTTTCTTGTGATCAGAAAACTTTTAAATATTAATTAGCAAGCTCTTCTATTATATACGGACATTCTTTAAAAAATAGAGCTAATCCAGATTGATGAAGTGTGTTTCTAACTTGGTCAGAGGATGATTTAATTGAAATATCTTTATCTGCATGTGCTGTTTTTCTGACTAAATAATATACAGCTTCTAAACCCTTCGCCGAAATTGCATGAGTACTAGATAGGTCAAGAGCAATACTTAGTTTACTTTCAAGTAGCTT harbors:
- the priA gene encoding replication restart helicase PriA, which codes for MTTLWQACLASPPYSIYTYEAPADLPILMEGQRVLVPLGRSVRVAFLIETVDVPPENVELKSIIWPLEKEPLLNFNHFKLYRNIGTRQMLPLGKVLENVVPKRFRSAKISFTIADRSFPARLKALDIARLPTERRMELVNIYDQGRMNVSLPASIEKEEYVSLTSDPPWPVRPNAARQLQILEYIFENGPREKGFLKNIMGDWTAGVIKKLHSDSLIKIGAAPEEEHNPSEKCVTTSTKWNFVPSEQQERAIIKLNDALDSQKSVVKLLHGITGSGKTLVYMTAARKCMEQGRSVIVLVPEIALAYALWNSICPLFPDTRKYLYHGYQTPVRKEAIFRAVAENDSPALIVGTRSALFLPLRNLGMIIVDEEHDESYKQEERLPYQAKEVAYFLAQINKSLLVLGSATPDIKTFHAAQQGAFDIIPMEKRVGKSVLPAVKVVDTSAIKNPEIPFAPETEARLKEVVAKGEQAVIMLNRRGFSPLIYCTDCEEPFKCPQCNVSMTYHKGRERVICHYCGNAYPFPLPCSTCGGSNLLPLGGGTERLEEQVTKALPPETKILRLDRDSTRRQEKLDEILKSFARGEAQVLVGTQMLSKGHNFPGVTLVVVSEGDLGLNLPDYRSAERTFQLLVQVSGRAGRGDKPGEVIIQTRNPQNPIWGAVTSADYKTFFEKEIEKRKRFRYPPFTKLTLIRISHPMSWNGEQLCPPFFNIIRDAAKEFGIMAMGPVPAPLAQLRGRKRFNCLLKSDDWMKTRELYAEILRRNPDKKEIRIAMDLDPVNML
- the galU gene encoding UTP--glucose-1-phosphate uridylyltransferase GalU, giving the protein MVIKKVIVPVAGWGTRSLPATKNIPKEMLPIFKKPVVQHVVEEAMSSGLTDVVFITNQNKKIIEDHFDYNLSLEDVLERGGKTEILAEVRKVAEMVNIISVRQKKQLGLGHAVLCAKEVCKNDPFAVMVGDDLMFGLEPGIKQLIDAARTENMAVVGVIEVPENKVNRYGIIQGEEFAPGMYRVRSLVEKPALGTAPSRLAIVGRYVLLPEIFDHLESLEPGVGGEIQLTDALQCLAEDNKLLAVKLRGQRFDAGDWVDYLTANIYFALQDEELRDDIVARLRELLSCS